The Balaenoptera acutorostrata chromosome 15, mBalAcu1.1, whole genome shotgun sequence genome contains a region encoding:
- the PFDN4 gene encoding prefoldin subunit 4 isoform X2, producing the protein MAATMKKAAAEDVNVTFEDQQKINKFARNTSRITELKEEIEVKKKQLQNLEDACEDIMLADDDCLMVPYQIGDVFISHSQEETQEMLEEAKKNLQEEIDALESRVESIQRVLADLKVQLYAKFGSNINLEADES; encoded by the exons ATGGCGGCCACCATGAAGAAGGCG GCTGCAGAAGATGTCAACGTTACTTTTGAAGATcaacaaaagataaacaaatttgcaCGGAATACAAGTAGAATCACAGagctgaaggaagaaatagaagtaaAAAAG AAACAACTCCAGAATTTAGAAGATGCTTGTGAGGACATCATGCTTGCAGACGACGACTGCTTAATGGTACCTTATCAGATTGGCGATGTTTTCATTAGCCATTCTCaagaagaaacacaagaaatgttAGAAGAAGCAAAG aaaaatttgCAAGAAGAAATTGATGCCTTAGAATCCAGAGTGGAATCAATTCAGCGGGTGTTAGCAGATTTGAAAGTTCAGTTATATGCaaaatttgggagtaacataaACCTTGAAGCTGATGAaagttaa
- the PFDN4 gene encoding prefoldin subunit 4 isoform X1, translated as MDVLPPEPVFLTSMLSDESPLAEGICSAAEDVNVTFEDQQKINKFARNTSRITELKEEIEVKKKQLQNLEDACEDIMLADDDCLMVPYQIGDVFISHSQEETQEMLEEAKKNLQEEIDALESRVESIQRVLADLKVQLYAKFGSNINLEADES; from the exons ATGGATGTTCTGcctccagagcctgtgtttttAACTTCCATGCTGTCTGATGAGAGTCCCCTGGCTGAAGGGATTTGCTCT GCTGCAGAAGATGTCAACGTTACTTTTGAAGATcaacaaaagataaacaaatttgcaCGGAATACAAGTAGAATCACAGagctgaaggaagaaatagaagtaaAAAAG AAACAACTCCAGAATTTAGAAGATGCTTGTGAGGACATCATGCTTGCAGACGACGACTGCTTAATGGTACCTTATCAGATTGGCGATGTTTTCATTAGCCATTCTCaagaagaaacacaagaaatgttAGAAGAAGCAAAG aaaaatttgCAAGAAGAAATTGATGCCTTAGAATCCAGAGTGGAATCAATTCAGCGGGTGTTAGCAGATTTGAAAGTTCAGTTATATGCaaaatttgggagtaacataaACCTTGAAGCTGATGAaagttaa